A genome region from Populus alba chromosome 5, ASM523922v2, whole genome shotgun sequence includes the following:
- the LOC118057079 gene encoding uncharacterized protein isoform X2, protein MQMESNGGSHRLHHHINQNQNLKYGQFSNHEDEIDHQVFDLFSNCNSRSNGKGKNRITMPSPSSTTTATTMLSASTSSNSGVGFIEHPVSKLDTLAGVAIKYGVEVADIKKMNSLVTDLQMFALKSLQIPLPGRHQPSSFLSNGSDIPGQNSYERTPPRGLQPDLFDSFQSLKPKSSRWKVSPAMSSLQGYYGLKPKDQKKIPEGFEMAVYRNGHSHHLEGGPYLKPSPASHPPLSLHRKTKSLANGFLDEKNGLVDKLYLDEVKEGESEKLVRRRQKSEADFTSIHTDLLIREESTGPAFSTITGKGLALRPKAGNRTTTDVDAGGLTSAQTGPGDLADGFLVVRKSSSATSLNDQDSFSSSMWPTSKWNLKPDLQALSAAAITRPIFDGLPKPITGRKNKTALD, encoded by the exons ATGCAGATGGAAAGTAACGGCGGCAGTCATCGCCTTCACCATCACATTAATCAGAATCAGAATCTCAAGTACGGTCAGTTTTCTAATCACGAGGATGAGATAGATCATCAAGTTTTTGATCTCTTTAGTAATTGTAATAGCAGAAGTAATGGTAAAGGGAAGAATAGGATTACAATGCCGTCGCCATCATCGACTACAACAGCAACGACGATGTTGTCTGCTTCTACCTCTTCAAATAGTGGCGTTGGATTCATTGAACATCCGGTTTCGAAGCTGGATACACTTGCCGGCGTTGCTATTAAATACGGcgttgag GTTGCTGACATAAAAAAGATGAATAGCTTGGTTACGGATCTTCAAATGTTTGCTCTCAAGTCACTCCAGATTCCACTTCCTGGAAGGCATCAGCCCTCATCTTTCTTATCGAATGGTTCTGACATTCCAGG ACAGAACAGTTATGAACGGACCCCGCCACGTGGTCTGCAGCCTGATCTCTTTGATTCATTTCAATCTTTGAAGCCTAAGTCTTCACGGTGGAAGGTTTCTCCGGCTATGAGCTCTTTACAAGGTTACTATGGGCTTAAGCCAAAAGATCAAAAGAAGATACCTGAAGGTTTTGAGATGGCAGTCTACAGGAACGGACATTCTCATCATCTGGAAGGTGGTCCATATCTTAAACCATCACCAGCTTCCCATCCACCTCTGAGCCTCCATCGGAAAACTAAAAGCTTGGCTAATGGGTTCCTTGATGAGAAAAATGGACTGGTTGACAAATTATACCTTGATGAAGTGAAGGAAGGCGAGTCTGAGAAATTGGTGAGAAGGCGTCAGAAATCAGAAGCTGATTTCACTTCCATTCACACCGACTTGCTGATTAGAGAGGAAAGCACCGGGCCTGCTTTCTCGACAATCACTGGGAAGGGCTTGGCTCTGAGACCTAAAGCGGGAAATCGGACCACAACAGATGTTGATGCAGGTGGTTTGACCTCTGCTCAAACGGGTCCAGGAGATTTGGCTGATGGATTTCTCGTGGTAAGGAAGTCATCAAGCGCAACTAGTCTGAATGATCAAGACAGCTTTAGTTCTTCCATGTGGCCAACATCAAAGTGGAATTTGAAGCCAGATTTACAGGCCTTATCCGCTGCAGCCATAACGAGACCAATCTTCGATGGATTGCCAAAACCAATAACGGGTAGGAAAAACAAAACGGCACTTGATTAG
- the LOC118057079 gene encoding uncharacterized protein isoform X1, whose amino-acid sequence MMKMQMESNGGSHRLHHHINQNQNLKYGQFSNHEDEIDHQVFDLFSNCNSRSNGKGKNRITMPSPSSTTTATTMLSASTSSNSGVGFIEHPVSKLDTLAGVAIKYGVEVADIKKMNSLVTDLQMFALKSLQIPLPGRHQPSSFLSNGSDIPGQNSYERTPPRGLQPDLFDSFQSLKPKSSRWKVSPAMSSLQGYYGLKPKDQKKIPEGFEMAVYRNGHSHHLEGGPYLKPSPASHPPLSLHRKTKSLANGFLDEKNGLVDKLYLDEVKEGESEKLVRRRQKSEADFTSIHTDLLIREESTGPAFSTITGKGLALRPKAGNRTTTDVDAGGLTSAQTGPGDLADGFLVVRKSSSATSLNDQDSFSSSMWPTSKWNLKPDLQALSAAAITRPIFDGLPKPITGRKNKTALD is encoded by the exons atgATGAAGATGCAGATGGAAAGTAACGGCGGCAGTCATCGCCTTCACCATCACATTAATCAGAATCAGAATCTCAAGTACGGTCAGTTTTCTAATCACGAGGATGAGATAGATCATCAAGTTTTTGATCTCTTTAGTAATTGTAATAGCAGAAGTAATGGTAAAGGGAAGAATAGGATTACAATGCCGTCGCCATCATCGACTACAACAGCAACGACGATGTTGTCTGCTTCTACCTCTTCAAATAGTGGCGTTGGATTCATTGAACATCCGGTTTCGAAGCTGGATACACTTGCCGGCGTTGCTATTAAATACGGcgttgag GTTGCTGACATAAAAAAGATGAATAGCTTGGTTACGGATCTTCAAATGTTTGCTCTCAAGTCACTCCAGATTCCACTTCCTGGAAGGCATCAGCCCTCATCTTTCTTATCGAATGGTTCTGACATTCCAGG ACAGAACAGTTATGAACGGACCCCGCCACGTGGTCTGCAGCCTGATCTCTTTGATTCATTTCAATCTTTGAAGCCTAAGTCTTCACGGTGGAAGGTTTCTCCGGCTATGAGCTCTTTACAAGGTTACTATGGGCTTAAGCCAAAAGATCAAAAGAAGATACCTGAAGGTTTTGAGATGGCAGTCTACAGGAACGGACATTCTCATCATCTGGAAGGTGGTCCATATCTTAAACCATCACCAGCTTCCCATCCACCTCTGAGCCTCCATCGGAAAACTAAAAGCTTGGCTAATGGGTTCCTTGATGAGAAAAATGGACTGGTTGACAAATTATACCTTGATGAAGTGAAGGAAGGCGAGTCTGAGAAATTGGTGAGAAGGCGTCAGAAATCAGAAGCTGATTTCACTTCCATTCACACCGACTTGCTGATTAGAGAGGAAAGCACCGGGCCTGCTTTCTCGACAATCACTGGGAAGGGCTTGGCTCTGAGACCTAAAGCGGGAAATCGGACCACAACAGATGTTGATGCAGGTGGTTTGACCTCTGCTCAAACGGGTCCAGGAGATTTGGCTGATGGATTTCTCGTGGTAAGGAAGTCATCAAGCGCAACTAGTCTGAATGATCAAGACAGCTTTAGTTCTTCCATGTGGCCAACATCAAAGTGGAATTTGAAGCCAGATTTACAGGCCTTATCCGCTGCAGCCATAACGAGACCAATCTTCGATGGATTGCCAAAACCAATAACGGGTAGGAAAAACAAAACGGCACTTGATTAG
- the LOC118057079 gene encoding uncharacterized protein isoform X5: MPSPSSTTTATTMLSASTSSNSGVGFIEHPVSKLDTLAGVAIKYGVEVADIKKMNSLVTDLQMFALKSLQIPLPGRHQPSSFLSNGSDIPGQNSYERTPPRGLQPDLFDSFQSLKPKSSRWKVSPAMSSLQGYYGLKPKDQKKIPEGFEMAVYRNGHSHHLEGGPYLKPSPASHPPLSLHRKTKSLANGFLDEKNGLVDKLYLDEVKEGESEKLVRRRQKSEADFTSIHTDLLIREESTGPAFSTITGKGLALRPKAGNRTTTDVDAGGLTSAQTGPGDLADGFLVVRKSSSATSLNDQDSFSSSMWPTSKWNLKPDLQALSAAAITRPIFDGLPKPITGRKNKTALD, translated from the exons ATGCCGTCGCCATCATCGACTACAACAGCAACGACGATGTTGTCTGCTTCTACCTCTTCAAATAGTGGCGTTGGATTCATTGAACATCCGGTTTCGAAGCTGGATACACTTGCCGGCGTTGCTATTAAATACGGcgttgag GTTGCTGACATAAAAAAGATGAATAGCTTGGTTACGGATCTTCAAATGTTTGCTCTCAAGTCACTCCAGATTCCACTTCCTGGAAGGCATCAGCCCTCATCTTTCTTATCGAATGGTTCTGACATTCCAGG ACAGAACAGTTATGAACGGACCCCGCCACGTGGTCTGCAGCCTGATCTCTTTGATTCATTTCAATCTTTGAAGCCTAAGTCTTCACGGTGGAAGGTTTCTCCGGCTATGAGCTCTTTACAAGGTTACTATGGGCTTAAGCCAAAAGATCAAAAGAAGATACCTGAAGGTTTTGAGATGGCAGTCTACAGGAACGGACATTCTCATCATCTGGAAGGTGGTCCATATCTTAAACCATCACCAGCTTCCCATCCACCTCTGAGCCTCCATCGGAAAACTAAAAGCTTGGCTAATGGGTTCCTTGATGAGAAAAATGGACTGGTTGACAAATTATACCTTGATGAAGTGAAGGAAGGCGAGTCTGAGAAATTGGTGAGAAGGCGTCAGAAATCAGAAGCTGATTTCACTTCCATTCACACCGACTTGCTGATTAGAGAGGAAAGCACCGGGCCTGCTTTCTCGACAATCACTGGGAAGGGCTTGGCTCTGAGACCTAAAGCGGGAAATCGGACCACAACAGATGTTGATGCAGGTGGTTTGACCTCTGCTCAAACGGGTCCAGGAGATTTGGCTGATGGATTTCTCGTGGTAAGGAAGTCATCAAGCGCAACTAGTCTGAATGATCAAGACAGCTTTAGTTCTTCCATGTGGCCAACATCAAAGTGGAATTTGAAGCCAGATTTACAGGCCTTATCCGCTGCAGCCATAACGAGACCAATCTTCGATGGATTGCCAAAACCAATAACGGGTAGGAAAAACAAAACGGCACTTGATTAG
- the LOC118057079 gene encoding uncharacterized protein isoform X3, whose product MMKMQMESNGGSHRLHHHINQNQNLKYGKNRITMPSPSSTTTATTMLSASTSSNSGVGFIEHPVSKLDTLAGVAIKYGVEVADIKKMNSLVTDLQMFALKSLQIPLPGRHQPSSFLSNGSDIPGQNSYERTPPRGLQPDLFDSFQSLKPKSSRWKVSPAMSSLQGYYGLKPKDQKKIPEGFEMAVYRNGHSHHLEGGPYLKPSPASHPPLSLHRKTKSLANGFLDEKNGLVDKLYLDEVKEGESEKLVRRRQKSEADFTSIHTDLLIREESTGPAFSTITGKGLALRPKAGNRTTTDVDAGGLTSAQTGPGDLADGFLVVRKSSSATSLNDQDSFSSSMWPTSKWNLKPDLQALSAAAITRPIFDGLPKPITGRKNKTALD is encoded by the exons atgATGAAGATGCAGATGGAAAGTAACGGCGGCAGTCATCGCCTTCACCATCACATTAATCAGAATCAGAATCTCAAGTACG GGAAGAATAGGATTACAATGCCGTCGCCATCATCGACTACAACAGCAACGACGATGTTGTCTGCTTCTACCTCTTCAAATAGTGGCGTTGGATTCATTGAACATCCGGTTTCGAAGCTGGATACACTTGCCGGCGTTGCTATTAAATACGGcgttgag GTTGCTGACATAAAAAAGATGAATAGCTTGGTTACGGATCTTCAAATGTTTGCTCTCAAGTCACTCCAGATTCCACTTCCTGGAAGGCATCAGCCCTCATCTTTCTTATCGAATGGTTCTGACATTCCAGG ACAGAACAGTTATGAACGGACCCCGCCACGTGGTCTGCAGCCTGATCTCTTTGATTCATTTCAATCTTTGAAGCCTAAGTCTTCACGGTGGAAGGTTTCTCCGGCTATGAGCTCTTTACAAGGTTACTATGGGCTTAAGCCAAAAGATCAAAAGAAGATACCTGAAGGTTTTGAGATGGCAGTCTACAGGAACGGACATTCTCATCATCTGGAAGGTGGTCCATATCTTAAACCATCACCAGCTTCCCATCCACCTCTGAGCCTCCATCGGAAAACTAAAAGCTTGGCTAATGGGTTCCTTGATGAGAAAAATGGACTGGTTGACAAATTATACCTTGATGAAGTGAAGGAAGGCGAGTCTGAGAAATTGGTGAGAAGGCGTCAGAAATCAGAAGCTGATTTCACTTCCATTCACACCGACTTGCTGATTAGAGAGGAAAGCACCGGGCCTGCTTTCTCGACAATCACTGGGAAGGGCTTGGCTCTGAGACCTAAAGCGGGAAATCGGACCACAACAGATGTTGATGCAGGTGGTTTGACCTCTGCTCAAACGGGTCCAGGAGATTTGGCTGATGGATTTCTCGTGGTAAGGAAGTCATCAAGCGCAACTAGTCTGAATGATCAAGACAGCTTTAGTTCTTCCATGTGGCCAACATCAAAGTGGAATTTGAAGCCAGATTTACAGGCCTTATCCGCTGCAGCCATAACGAGACCAATCTTCGATGGATTGCCAAAACCAATAACGGGTAGGAAAAACAAAACGGCACTTGATTAG
- the LOC118057079 gene encoding uncharacterized protein isoform X4 has protein sequence MQMESNGGSHRLHHHINQNQNLKYGKNRITMPSPSSTTTATTMLSASTSSNSGVGFIEHPVSKLDTLAGVAIKYGVEVADIKKMNSLVTDLQMFALKSLQIPLPGRHQPSSFLSNGSDIPGQNSYERTPPRGLQPDLFDSFQSLKPKSSRWKVSPAMSSLQGYYGLKPKDQKKIPEGFEMAVYRNGHSHHLEGGPYLKPSPASHPPLSLHRKTKSLANGFLDEKNGLVDKLYLDEVKEGESEKLVRRRQKSEADFTSIHTDLLIREESTGPAFSTITGKGLALRPKAGNRTTTDVDAGGLTSAQTGPGDLADGFLVVRKSSSATSLNDQDSFSSSMWPTSKWNLKPDLQALSAAAITRPIFDGLPKPITGRKNKTALD, from the exons ATGCAGATGGAAAGTAACGGCGGCAGTCATCGCCTTCACCATCACATTAATCAGAATCAGAATCTCAAGTACG GGAAGAATAGGATTACAATGCCGTCGCCATCATCGACTACAACAGCAACGACGATGTTGTCTGCTTCTACCTCTTCAAATAGTGGCGTTGGATTCATTGAACATCCGGTTTCGAAGCTGGATACACTTGCCGGCGTTGCTATTAAATACGGcgttgag GTTGCTGACATAAAAAAGATGAATAGCTTGGTTACGGATCTTCAAATGTTTGCTCTCAAGTCACTCCAGATTCCACTTCCTGGAAGGCATCAGCCCTCATCTTTCTTATCGAATGGTTCTGACATTCCAGG ACAGAACAGTTATGAACGGACCCCGCCACGTGGTCTGCAGCCTGATCTCTTTGATTCATTTCAATCTTTGAAGCCTAAGTCTTCACGGTGGAAGGTTTCTCCGGCTATGAGCTCTTTACAAGGTTACTATGGGCTTAAGCCAAAAGATCAAAAGAAGATACCTGAAGGTTTTGAGATGGCAGTCTACAGGAACGGACATTCTCATCATCTGGAAGGTGGTCCATATCTTAAACCATCACCAGCTTCCCATCCACCTCTGAGCCTCCATCGGAAAACTAAAAGCTTGGCTAATGGGTTCCTTGATGAGAAAAATGGACTGGTTGACAAATTATACCTTGATGAAGTGAAGGAAGGCGAGTCTGAGAAATTGGTGAGAAGGCGTCAGAAATCAGAAGCTGATTTCACTTCCATTCACACCGACTTGCTGATTAGAGAGGAAAGCACCGGGCCTGCTTTCTCGACAATCACTGGGAAGGGCTTGGCTCTGAGACCTAAAGCGGGAAATCGGACCACAACAGATGTTGATGCAGGTGGTTTGACCTCTGCTCAAACGGGTCCAGGAGATTTGGCTGATGGATTTCTCGTGGTAAGGAAGTCATCAAGCGCAACTAGTCTGAATGATCAAGACAGCTTTAGTTCTTCCATGTGGCCAACATCAAAGTGGAATTTGAAGCCAGATTTACAGGCCTTATCCGCTGCAGCCATAACGAGACCAATCTTCGATGGATTGCCAAAACCAATAACGGGTAGGAAAAACAAAACGGCACTTGATTAG